CATCGCCGCCCAGGAACACCAGTTCGTCTTGCGCAAAATAGTGGGGGCATAGCTGTTGCAGTAACTGGCACAGCGCCGGCGATGCCTCAGACAACTTGATCAGCGCCCGGTTACCGGCAGCAAATGCGGCAATCAACGGCCCAAAGGCCAGAAATGCCGGGTAATTCCAGGGCACCACAATGCCAACCACACCGCGCGGCTGCGGCAATACCTGCGCCCGCGCTGGCCATAATTGCCAGCCCGTGGCTCGCCGACGCGCCCTCATCCAGCGTGGACCGGCGTGTAATGCGTGGGCGATGCCAGCCAGCGTCGGCGCCAGTTCCAGCAGCTCGGTTTCCTGAGCCGGACGCTGACCAAAATCGTTATTGATGGCGGCGATGATGGCCTGACGATTTTCCAGAAGCAGCCGCCGCAATGCCAGCAACCGCGCCGCCCGCTGTGACCAGTCGGGAAACGGCTGGGCGCGCTGTGCCTTCCGTAAACGGGCAAAGTGGACGCCGAGATCACTGCGGGTCAGTTCGGGCAAATCATGTTGGGCGTTTTGCATTGGCGCTCGGGCTAAACCTGGCTCTGGCGTGAATGAATAAACATCATTGTAGGTACATTCGCACAAATCAGTCATAGGATGCTCGCCGCATTCGTTTGTTTGAAATGTCCTACATGCATCGGACTCACGGCGGCATGAAGCTGGCGGCGAGCCAGCAATGGATGCTCAGTGTTAAGATGCCCCGTTGTTATTAGAAGATATGACAAGACATCGTGAGCCAGACGCCCATCAGCTTTGAATTCTTTCCGCCCAAAACCACTGAGGGCGCCGACAAACTGCGAATTACGCGGCGGCAGCTGGCGCAGTTCAAGCCAGAATATTGCTCAGTGACCTTTGGCGCGGGTGGCACCACCCAGGACGGCACGCTCAATGCCGTGCTGGATATCCAGTCCGAAGGGCTGGCGGCGGCACCGCATTTGTCCTGTATCGGCTCCAGTCGGGCCAGTGTGGCCGAGATTCTGCAACGCTATCGTGACAACGGCATTCGCCATATCGTGGCTTTACGCGGCGATATTCCGTCAGGCATGGTGGATGTCGGTGAGTTCCGTTACGCCAACGAACTGGTGGCGTTTATCCGCGAGCAACATGGCGAACATTTTCACATTGAAGTGGCGGCCTACCCGGAATATCACCCGCAGTCCGCCAGTGCCGAGGCTGACCTGCGTAACTTTGTGAACAAGGTCAACGCCGGAGCCGATTCGGCCATCACCCAGTATTTCTTCAATGCCGATGCCTATTTCCGCTTTGTGGATGAAGTGACCGCACGCGGGGTGAAGATTCCGGTGGTGCCAGGCATCATGCCGATCCAGAACTTCAATCAGCTCAATCGTTTCTCGGAAATGTGCGGAGCGGAAATTCCGCGCTGGCTGAAGTTGCGCTTGCAATCGTTTGGTGATGACAGCGCATCGATCCGCGCTTTGGGCCTGGATTTCATTACCGAGCTCTGCGACCGCTTGCTGACTGCGGGCGTACCTGGTCTGCACTTTTACACGCTCAATGCCGCTGGTGCGGTATCGACGATCTGCCAGCGTCTGGGCCGCTAAAGCGGGCTCGCAGGCAATACCAAAACAAAAGGGCCGAATCGGCCCTTTTGTTTTGTGCGGACATCTACCCGAAATGACGGCTTAACGCTGCACTGGCACCACGCGGCTGGTCTGGCCGTCACTGATGACATCAACCCGTTGCCCGGCCGAGAAGCTCATGTCCGCCGCCTGGGTAATCACCAAGCGTTGGCCGTTATCCAGGCGCACGGTAATTTCCAGCGCAGCCTGCGTCGAGCCGTTCTTTTCAATCTGGTTACCCGCCACACCACCGGCAATCGCGCCCAGTACACCCGCCACAATCGCGCCGTTGCCACCGCCAATCTGGCTACCAGCTGCCCCGCCAATCACGCCACCCGCAATGGTGCCGATTGCATTAGTGTCATTCTGAATGCGCACGTTACGAACACTTTCCACAATCCCCGCCTGCGCCGTAGAGGTACGCATGGCCTGGCTGCGAGTGTAAGTGTTGGCCGAATCACTGGCGCAACCGACCAGCGCGAGCGAGGTAGCGGCAAGAGCAATGACAAGGGTGCTGCGCAGTTTCATGGCTATCTCCGGATGCTGAAGTACGTATGAATTTTCACAAGGAATCAACACATTATAGTTGCTTCAGGTAGCACCTGACGCCGCAACATTCACACTGGCCGCCGCCGGAACCAGCCAGTCAGTGAGCGGCGTTCTCGTGTCGCCGGCAGCACTTCATGCTCGAAGCGGTCAGACAGAAACAGCACCAGCGTACCGCCATGCGGAGTCACGTCCTGCGTGCAACCATGGTCCTGGCTGTCCAGATAAATGCGCAGCTGGCCGCCATCGCTATCTTGCCAGTCTTCGTTCAGGTACAGCACGAAGGTCACAACCCGCGTATCAGCGTTGCGGTGCTGGTCCAGATGGCGCTGGTAAAAGCCACCCGCCGGATAGACCGCGAAATGGGCTTCAAATTCCACCAGTCCCAGATAAAGACTGGCATTGAAGGCCTGGCGCAATTCTTCCAGTTGGTCCAGTACCGGCACCGCGAGCGGCGCATCGTTGTCCAGCCACAGGACTTCATCCCCACGAATGCTGATATCACGCTGATAGCCTTGCTCGCGCCCGACTCCCGCAGGGCGAAAATCAGCCTGGAGCGCGTCCATATCGGCCCGCAGTGCGGCGACCTGTTGCGGATTCAAAAACCCTGGCCAGACAAACTTGCCTTCATCGACCAGTGCTTGCACGACGGTGTTGTACCCACTCAACAACGGATTCTCCTGTTAATTCGATAACCCTGGTTTCTTCCGGTTTGGCGCGCGGCGGAATCAGGAAGTCCTGCGGACGGGTCACAGCGCGTCGCAGCAGTCTGCCAACAATGGGACGAGTCGAACGCAGGGTCAGTTTGCGCGAACGCAGCGCCACCCACAGCGCCAGCCCGAAACTCACCAGCAAGTTGATCAAGCCGATCAGCGCGATGCCGACCGCCGAAATGGCCACTACGTGCCAGTCCAGCGTGAAGTCATAACTCACTGCGGCAAACGACAGATACGCAGACGAGAAAGTGATATGGCGAATATCAATCGGCAAGCCCAGTAGTACGCCTATGGTACCAATCGTGCCCAGCATCAAGCCAAAGTAGAAATTACCAGCCAGCGCGCCCAGATTGTCGCCAATGTAAGTACCAAGCCGCCTGGCGCGCGATTCGCCGGCCAGCCTGTTCAGCCACGGCAAGGCAGCGATCCGTTGCGGAATCTGGTTATACAACGCTTTGTTGTCGTAATAACCCGAGATCAATCCGGCCAGAAACAGGCATACCCCGGCAATACCAGCGTGAAACAAGGCCAGGCTCTGGATCGGATTCAGGTCGTGCAACAGATGCTGGGCTTTGTCGACGTCCACCACCGGGCTACCGGTTACCCAAACCCACGCCAGCGCAATCAGCAACGCGGTTGGCAGCACCACCAGCACGTTGCCCATGATCGCCACAAACTGGGTGCGAAAGACTTTGACGATCAACTCACTGAGTTGGTTGATGTCTTCCGGCTTGAGCTTGCCCGAGCGCGTGCCTTCATGCAGCGTGGCGGCAATCTTCGCTGCCGTCATCGCCGGTTGTTTGGTAGCGATGGTGCAATGAACGATATGCACCAGCATGAAACCAAACGCGTAGTTCAAGCCGAAAACCAGCGCTTCCAGCAATAGCGGCAAGTGCGCTTTGGCCACCAGCAGCTTGAACAGCGCCATAAAGCCGACAATCAACCCGGCGCCCGCGGCCGAGCGGAACATGTTGCGCCATTCCTTGCGCGACTCGGCAATGTAGTGGCCGCCGGTGTGGCTGGCATGCTCGGTCACCTGCAGCGCCAGCAATTCGGTATTTTCGGCGAACACGTCCCGCAAGGAGTGTTTGCGGTTTTCGGCACGGACCAGGGCGATACTGACGCCCAGCATGGCTTCGCCTTTTTCCTTGGTGCGAGATACTGAAACCACCCGCAGCAGGGCTTTAAGCCGTTCAATATGCTGAGTGAGGCGCAGCAGGTGGTACGTGAGGCTCACTGACACCCCGTTGCGCAGCGCGTGTTTGCGCACCCGCACCACCACTTCTTCACACTGTTCCAGCAATACCAGAATGTGGCGCTCGTCTTCCTGCGGCGGCACCTTGTTGGTCATCGCCTGCAGATTGTGTTCGATGAAGGTATGAACCTCCAGATTCTGCCGCACGAACGGCGACACAAAACGCTTGGCGTCTGGATGATTGCGCACGATCTCCGGCTCAAGCCCGATCGCGGCAATGCGTGTCGACAGGACCTCAATGGCCTCCAGCACTTGCACCCGAATCCGCCCGATTTGCTCGAAGTCGGTTTCCTCTTCGATATGCAGCGCCCGGCCCAGGCTAAACCAGATGTCCTGCGGAATCGCTTCGAGCCAGATGTAATCGTTATGCCGAAAAAACACGCTGCCAAACAGATCGCGCAGCGAGCCGGGAATGGGCGCGGGCGGCAGGATGCGGTCGCCAATGCGGCGCGATACCGCGGCAAAAAAACTCTCGTTCGACAAAATGCCGGTGTCGGCAAAGAACTGCACTTGCTCGCTGCGCGACAGCACCGACAGCAGACAACGGCGCACGGCGGCACGAGCTTGGGGCGATTGCTCCAGCAAATACGCCAACGAGCGCACGCTGTTGATGGCGGCTTGCGTGTCGTCTACCCGGCGTGGCCGCATGGCCGCAACCAGTTGCCGCAGCAACTCCGGGGCGCGCTCGGGGGATGCATCTATCATGGCGTGCAAGGTTGCTTGCATGCATTCTCCTGGAGTGGGTCAAGTTCACGATCTGGGCGATCGATTGTTATGTATTTGTTTTATATATATTCGCTGCACGCCGTCTTGCCGATGGCATTTGCGGCGGAGCAGCATTAAACGGTAAACCCGGCAGGTAGCGTCAAGCCGAAATGTTCACAAGCAGCGCGTCAATCATCGTCTGCGCTCTATGCACATAGCCGCCGCCAAACATGTTGGCGTGATTGACCACATGGTAAAGATTGTAAAGATCGCGGCGCCGTTCAAAGCCGCTATCCAGCGGCCACGTTGCCTGATAAGCCTGATAAAACGCCGGGCTGAATCCACCAAACAACATGGTCAACGCCAAGTCTGCTTCGCGGTCACCATAGTAGCAGGCGGGGTCAAACACCACCGGGCTGCCATCCGGCAGATACGCCGCATTGCCGCCCCACAGATCACCGTGTAACAGCGAAGGCACTACTTTGCGCTGGCCGAAGAAATCATTAAGCCCATCAAGCAATGGCTCGGTATCGTGCAGCGCCAACCCGTTGCTGGCCGCCAGATCAAACTGATGCCGCAAACGCCGCTCACGATAGAACTCGACCCAGTCGTCCATCCAGCCATTGGGCTGTGGTGTGGAACCGATGGTGTTGTCACGCTGCCAGCCAAAGCTCGCTGCGCTTAGCCGATGCAGTTGCGCCAGTTGCTGGCCAAGTTGTGCTTCATCGCCACGCCGCCGTAAATCCAGCCATTCCAGCACCTGAAACGAACTTCCCGCCGCCACACCACAAACCACTGGTGACGGCACGTGAATCCCTTTAGCCAGTGCCAGCAAACCTTCTCGCTCGGCCTCAAACATCTCGCGACGATTGTGTTGGTTCAGTTTGACGAACCAGTCGCCCTGGTCAGTGCGCAAGCGCCATGCCTCATTGATATCCCCTCCGGCCACCACTTCGGCCCGGCGAAACTGCAGTGGCCGCTCAATAACTGTAGCCAGTTCAGCGACGATTTCGTTCCACATTCAAGCATCCTTTTGCTGTGCCGGATGGCAAACAATCTGGCGCGATAGGGCAAACTTATTGCCCATTTTTTGCACAGTTGAACTATAGAAAACCCAGGAAAGCAAGTGGGGATTTTCAACCTTACAAGCCAAAACCAAAGCATGTACTGTGCGAACACCCCATCAAGTGAATCTTGACAGCGCCAGCGAATCGGTCAACCCGTATGACTGGCTGTCCTGTTCATCTACGCGGCGTCCATTCCCGGCCACACCCCGGCATCTGGAATGCTACGCCGCTCCTGTTAGCCCACGAGGCGAGCAATCGACGCAGCCGGGTTGCAGTTTGCACCCGGCGGTCCCGCCGCAATCTTCGAAAGCTGAAATCATGAGTTTATTCCGTACCAAAAATATCGATGCCATGGTGGCCGTGAGTCAATCCGGCGTATCTGGCCTCAAAAAAGCCCTTGGTCCAACCGATCTGGTTTTGATGGGCATCGGTGCGATTATCGGCACCGGCATTTTCGTTCTGACCGGCACTGGCGCGCTGACTGCAGGTCCAGCGCTCACGCTGTCGTTTGTCATCGCCGCCATCGCCTGCGGCTTGTCTGCGTTGGCATATGCCGAATTCGCGTCATCCATTCCGGTTTCCGGCTCTATCTACACGTATTCCTACGCCACGCTGGGCGAACTGGTCGCCTGGATTATCGGCTGGGATTTGATGCTGGAATACGGTCTGGCTACTTCGGCGGTTTCCGTGGGCTGGTCAGGTTATTTCCAGTCGTTGATTCATGGCTTTGGTATTGATTTACCCACCATTCTGACCGCCGCGCCGGGCGCTGTTCCGGGCAAGCATACGCTGTTTAATCTGCCCGCCTTTCTCATCATGATGGCGATCACCACGCTGGTTTCAATTGGTGTCGCGGGTTTTGCGCGGCTGAACAACATCATGGTGGCGATCAAGATTGGTGTGGTGCTGCTGTTTATTGTGGTGGGCGTAGGTTACGTAAAACCTGCCAACTGGACCCCGTTCATGCCGTTTGGTTTCCATGGCATGTTTAACGCCGCGGCCTTGCTGTTCTTTGCTTTTATTGGTTTTGACGCCGTCTCCAGTGCGGCGGAAGAAGTCAAAAACCCCAAGCGGGATCTACCTATTGGCATTATCGGTTCGCTGGCAGTGTGCACCATTTTGTATGTCGCTGTTTCCGCCATCATGACCGGTATCGTGCCATACCAGCAGTTTGCCGGTGTCGATCACCCGGTCTCGCTGGCATTGCAATATGCCGGGCAGAACTGGGTAGCCGGGTTTATCGATCTGGGCGCCATTCTGGGCATGACAACGGTGATTCTGGTGATGATGTATGGCCAGACCCGTGTGATCTTTGCCATGTCGCGCGATGGCTTGCTGCCGGCAAAACTGGCCAAAGTACATCCGCGCTTTGCCACGCCGTTTATCACGACATGGGTCGTCGGCATCGTGTTCGGCATTATCGCCGCGCTGATTCCGCTCAATATCCTGGCCGAACTGATCAATATCGGCACCTTGACCGCGTTCTCGCTGGTCTCGGTAGCAGTGATTGTCTTGCGCAAAACCCGGCCCGAGCTGCATCGCGCCTTCCGTTGCCCAGGCGTGCCATTCCTGCCGTTGCTGGGTATCGCGTTCTGCCTGTTCTTGATGAGCAACCTGCAAGCGATTACCTGGCAAGCCTTTGGCATCTGGCTACTGATTGGCTTTGTGGTGTATTTCGGTTACTCACGCCGCCACTCAAAACTCGCCCAGCGGTAACTAGCCGGTCAACCTCAAGTCGCCCATGCGCATTATCCAGATTAGTGTTTCTTCTGGATCATGCCGTGGGCGATTTTCCGTTGTTGGTCACGACCAACTTGTTGTTGACTGCGTTCACGCCTGCTGATGCTGCTTATGTACAGCTATTCGCCGGCGAATCGACGCTGATCGAGATGCTGGACAATGCACCCTGGCCCTATCCTGACGGCGCAGCCCAGCGCTGGATAGCCACACATCCCGACCTTTATCAGAACCGGCAGGCCATTTACCTGGCTATCCGCCTGCGTGGCAACGGCCAGGTGATAGGCTGTGTTGAGTTGCACGATCTGGTACCACAGCACCGCGCCGAACTGGGCTACTGGATTGCCTTGCCGTGGCAAGGACAGGGCTATGCCAGCGAAGCGGTACGAGCATTGGTCGAATACGCCTTCGACGCTCTGGCGCTACGTCGGCTGGATGCGACAGTGTTCACGCGCAATATCGCCTCGATCACGTTGTTGGAAAAACTGGGCATGCAGCGTGAAGGTCTGCGCCCCGGTTGGGGCTCCAGCCGCGGCAATCCGGAAGATGTTTATTGTTATGGTCTGACCCGGGCGCGCTGGAATGCCCGGACGGCGGCTGCTGGTGTGCCGCCCGACACCGTGGCGTCCCGTATCAGCAGCCCCTGAGTTACAATTCGCTCTTTGCGAATTTGTACCGGGGAATAATTTGAACAAGCACTATCCACATCCGATCCTGGCACGCGAAGGCTGGCCCTTTATCGCCCTGAGCCTGATCGTCGCCATCGTGGTGACTGCGCTCGCTGGCGCATGGTCGATTCCGTTCTGGATCATTGCCGTATTTGTCGTGCAGTTCTTCCGCGATCCGCCTCGCGTTATCGTGGCCGACCCCAAGGCTATTCTGAGTCCGGCTGATGGCCGTATCGTGGTCGTCGAAAAAGCCATGGACCCGTACCGCAAGGTCGAAGCGCTCAAGATCAGCGTATTCATGAACGTGTTTAACGTGCACTCCAACCGCAGCCCGGTTGATGCCACCATCGAACATATCGAATACAACGCCGGTTCGTTCCTGAACGCCGCGCTGGATAAAGCCTCCAAAGAAAACGAGCGCAATGCCGTGCTGGCCAAACTGGCCGACGGCACGCAGATCACCTTTGTGCAGATTGCTGGCCTGGTAGCCCGCCGTATTCTTTGCTACGCCAAAGTGGGCGATCAGTTGGCTCGCGGCCAGCGTTACGGTTTTATCCGCTTTGGCTCGCGCGTTGACGTGTACTTGCCGCTCACTGCCAAGCCGCGAGTGACGATTGGCGACAAAGTTTCGGCCACCGAAACCATCCTTGCCGAACTGCAATAAACCCGCATTCAGTATGAGTCATGACGGCGGGAAGTCTCATCTCCACCGTCAGCCCGGCAAGGTCTGCCCAACAAGGCAGACCTTGTTGACCTGGAGCGTTCCAGGTCGCTAACACAACCGTTTCAGCCCATACCCGGCCAAGGCCGCGACAGAATGGTTCTGTTAGCGCTTTCACCATTACAAACAATAAGGGATAGCCGATGCAATCCAAACGCCCCATTACTCTGCGCCGCCAAAGTATTTACCTGCTGCCTAACCTGTTCACGCTGGCCGCCTTGTTCTCCGGCTTCTACGCCATTGTTCAATCAATGAACAAAATGTTCGTGCCCGCCGCCGTGGCCATTTTCATTGCCATGATCCTGGACGGGCTGGATGGCCGCGTAGCGCGCCTGACTCGCACGCAATCCGCCTTTGGCGCTGAGTTCGATAGCTTGTCGGACATGGTTTCGTTTGGCGTGGCGCCAGCACTGGTGGTGTACGAATGGGCGCTGCGCGACTTCGGCAAGATTGGCTGGATGGTCGCGTTCGTTTATTGCGCCGGTGCCGCCATGCGCCTGGCACGCTTCAATACCAATCTGGAAACGGGCGACAAACGCTGGTTCCAGGGCCTGCCTTCCCCTTCGGCCGCCGCGCTGGTCGCAGGCCTGGTGTGGATTAGCCACGAATACGCTGAAGAACTGGCGCCGCTCAGCGATGCCCTGCCATTTATTGCGCTGTTCTTCACGCTGTTTGCCGGTCTGACCATGGTGTCTAACGTCAAATTCTGGAGCTTCAAGGAAATCAATATGCGCAAGACCGTGCCGTTTGTGGCACTGCTGGTCATGTTGCTGCTGTTGATGCTGATTGTCGCCAAGCCGCCGCTGGTCTTGTTCTGCCTGTTTATTGCTTATGGCGCATCGGGCTATGTCATGTCGGCCTGGAACATGCTGCGCCGGGGTAAAAAACCCGTTGAACGTAGCAATAGCCACTCCGCACCTCCAGAAAATTAGACATTTTGTAGTAATTAATGTCCAACCGGTCAAGCTAACTGTCGATTTCGTTCTGAAATTCGACAAAACCGTTTGACCAAATGTCCACAGCGTTTTATGCTTGAGTCCAATTACTGGTCTGGAGCATGACATGTCTGTGGACATTGAACGTCTGATCGAGCACTTTGGCGGCCCCAGCGAGCTGGCCGATGCGCTCAACCGCCTTTCCCCTGACGATCCTGTGTCCCGCGCTGCCATCTACAAATGGCGTGAACGCGGCAGCATGCCCCTCTCCGCACTGAACCGTCTTACCCGACTCGCCGCCAGCCAGGGGCGATCTTTCGACATCCAGTCTTTCTTTACCGGCGCTTCCACCGCGCCGAGCACACGGAGCACACCGAATATGGGCGATCGTTTGTTTATTTTCGACACCACATTGCGTGACGGCGAACAATCGCCCGGCGCGTCGATGACTCGCGAAGAAAAAATCCGTATCGCCCGCCAACTGGAACGCCTGGGTGTCGACATCATCGAGGCCGGCTTTGCTGCCGCCAGCCCGGGCGATGCCGAGTCGATTCGCCTGATTGCGGAAATCATCAAGGAATCCACCATCTGTTCGCTGGCTCGCGCCAACGAGCGTGATGTACGCGCTGCCGGTGAAGCGATCAAACACGCCGCACGTGGCCGGGTGCATACCTTTATTGCCACCAGCCCGATCCATATGGAAAAGAAGCTGCGCATGACGCCGGACCAAGTGGTCGAGGCCGCAGTGAAAGCCGTGAAGATTGGTCTGGAATACACCGATGATGTCGAATTCTCCGCCGAAGACGCGCTGCGCTCTGACCCGGTATTCCTCGCCCGTATTTTTGGCGAAGTGATCAAGGCTGGCGCCAAAACCATCAACGTGCCCGACACCGTCGGCTATGCCGTCCCGCACTTTACCGAATCGTTCTTCCGCAATTTGATCGCCGCGACCCCGGGCGGTGATTCAGTGATCTGGTCGGCACATTGCCACGATGACTTGGGCATGTCGGTCGCCAACTCGCTGTCCGCCGTGCTGGGCGGCGCCCGTCAGGTGGAATGCACTATCAATGGTCTGGGCGAGCGTGCCGGTAACGCCAGCCTGGAAGAGATCGTCATGGCGGTGAAAACCCGCAAGGACGTCTTTGGCCTGGAAACCCGTATCGACGCGACGCAGATTGTGCCGACCTCCAAGCTGGTTTCGACCATTACCGGTTATCCGGTGCAGCCGAACAAGGCGATTGTGGGTGCCAATGCTTTTGCTCACGAATCCGGTATTCACCAGGATGGCGTGCTCAAGCATCGCGAAACCTACGAGATCATGAGTGCCGAATCGGTCGGCTGGTCGACCAACCGCCTCACCTTGGGCAAGTTGTCGGGCCGTAATGCCTTCAAGACCAAGTTGGGCGAGCTGGGTATTGAATTGGCCAGCGAAGAATCGTTGAACGCGGCCTTTGCCCGCTTTAAAGAGTTGGCCGATCGCAAACGCGAGATTTTCGACGAAGACCTGCATGCGCTGGTGTCCGACGAACTGATCGCCATCGAACAAGAGAAATATCGTCTGACATCGCTGAAGGTGGTGTCGGAAACCGGCGAAACACCAAGTGCCACGCTGGTCATGGCTGATGACGGCGCCGAAAAACGCGCCACCTGTGATGGCGATGGCCCGATTGATGCAACCTTCCGCGCCATTGAATCGATTGTCAGCAGCGGCGCTGAAATGCAGTTGTATTCGGTGAACGCCATTACCCAAGGCACGGACAGCCAGGGCGAAGTGACTGTGCGTCTTTCCAAAGAAGGCCGCGTGGTTAATGGTCAGGGCGCCGATACCGACATTCTGGTGGCCAGCGCCAAGGCGTATATCTCAGCCGTCAACAAGTTACATAGCAAAATCACACGTACCCATCCGCAACCCGTGTAAGTCGCTTATCGGCGCAATGGCGCATTCTGCGAACGGGTCAGCGGCCGCTGACCCGGTTCACCTCGCAGTGCGGAGTTGCCGGAATCCATCCGCCCACAAGGCAGGACAGGCGAAGGTTTTACCAAAACCTTTGACACCTTGGGCGCACAGAACCAGACGTTCTGCGGCGAACCCCAAGGCTCCGGCATTATTTTCCCCTTCCCTTCTGCAATACCTCAGCCAGCCACTTCCCGCTTTTACATTCCTGCTTCAGCTTCAGCCTTCAACACGCTGGGCCGCGTCCACTTGGCGTAATACGAAATCGCAAAAAACGCGACCGTGGTGATGGCCACTTCAATCATTGCCAGATTGCGCGACAAGCCAACGTCACTCCATGAGCGCATCAAGCCTTCCATCCACCACAGCAAAATGAACATCGACGCCCACTGGTAGGTGTAACGGCGCCCATGCAGCAAACCACGCAGTGGTAATAGAAGCGGCACAGCCTTGAA
This genomic interval from Silvimonas soli contains the following:
- the metF gene encoding methylenetetrahydrofolate reductase [NAD(P)H] translates to MSQTPISFEFFPPKTTEGADKLRITRRQLAQFKPEYCSVTFGAGGTTQDGTLNAVLDIQSEGLAAAPHLSCIGSSRASVAEILQRYRDNGIRHIVALRGDIPSGMVDVGEFRYANELVAFIREQHGEHFHIEVAAYPEYHPQSASAEADLRNFVNKVNAGADSAITQYFFNADAYFRFVDEVTARGVKIPVVPGIMPIQNFNQLNRFSEMCGAEIPRWLKLRLQSFGDDSASIRALGLDFITELCDRLLTAGVPGLHFYTLNAAGAVSTICQRLGR
- a CDS encoding glycine zipper 2TM domain-containing protein: MKLRSTLVIALAATSLALVGCASDSANTYTRSQAMRTSTAQAGIVESVRNVRIQNDTNAIGTIAGGVIGGAAGSQIGGGNGAIVAGVLGAIAGGVAGNQIEKNGSTQAALEITVRLDNGQRLVITQAADMSFSAGQRVDVISDGQTSRVVPVQR
- a CDS encoding 2OG-Fe(II) oxygenase — encoded protein: MSGYNTVVQALVDEGKFVWPGFLNPQQVAALRADMDALQADFRPAGVGREQGYQRDISIRGDEVLWLDNDAPLAVPVLDQLEELRQAFNASLYLGLVEFEAHFAVYPAGGFYQRHLDQHRNADTRVVTFVLYLNEDWQDSDGGQLRIYLDSQDHGCTQDVTPHGGTLVLFLSDRFEHEVLPATRERRSLTGWFRRRPV
- a CDS encoding site-specific recombinase, whose translation is MQATLHAMIDASPERAPELLRQLVAAMRPRRVDDTQAAINSVRSLAYLLEQSPQARAAVRRCLLSVLSRSEQVQFFADTGILSNESFFAAVSRRIGDRILPPAPIPGSLRDLFGSVFFRHNDYIWLEAIPQDIWFSLGRALHIEEETDFEQIGRIRVQVLEAIEVLSTRIAAIGLEPEIVRNHPDAKRFVSPFVRQNLEVHTFIEHNLQAMTNKVPPQEDERHILVLLEQCEEVVVRVRKHALRNGVSVSLTYHLLRLTQHIERLKALLRVVSVSRTKEKGEAMLGVSIALVRAENRKHSLRDVFAENTELLALQVTEHASHTGGHYIAESRKEWRNMFRSAAGAGLIVGFMALFKLLVAKAHLPLLLEALVFGLNYAFGFMLVHIVHCTIATKQPAMTAAKIAATLHEGTRSGKLKPEDINQLSELIVKVFRTQFVAIMGNVLVVLPTALLIALAWVWVTGSPVVDVDKAQHLLHDLNPIQSLALFHAGIAGVCLFLAGLISGYYDNKALYNQIPQRIAALPWLNRLAGESRARRLGTYIGDNLGALAGNFYFGLMLGTIGTIGVLLGLPIDIRHITFSSAYLSFAAVSYDFTLDWHVVAISAVGIALIGLINLLVSFGLALWVALRSRKLTLRSTRPIVGRLLRRAVTRPQDFLIPPRAKPEETRVIELTGESVVEWVQHRRASTGR
- a CDS encoding fructosamine kinase family protein, coding for MWNEIVAELATVIERPLQFRRAEVVAGGDINEAWRLRTDQGDWFVKLNQHNRREMFEAEREGLLALAKGIHVPSPVVCGVAAGSSFQVLEWLDLRRRGDEAQLGQQLAQLHRLSAASFGWQRDNTIGSTPQPNGWMDDWVEFYRERRLRHQFDLAASNGLALHDTEPLLDGLNDFFGQRKVVPSLLHGDLWGGNAAYLPDGSPVVFDPACYYGDREADLALTMLFGGFSPAFYQAYQATWPLDSGFERRRDLYNLYHVVNHANMFGGGYVHRAQTMIDALLVNISA
- a CDS encoding amino acid permease → MSLFRTKNIDAMVAVSQSGVSGLKKALGPTDLVLMGIGAIIGTGIFVLTGTGALTAGPALTLSFVIAAIACGLSALAYAEFASSIPVSGSIYTYSYATLGELVAWIIGWDLMLEYGLATSAVSVGWSGYFQSLIHGFGIDLPTILTAAPGAVPGKHTLFNLPAFLIMMAITTLVSIGVAGFARLNNIMVAIKIGVVLLFIVVGVGYVKPANWTPFMPFGFHGMFNAAALLFFAFIGFDAVSSAAEEVKNPKRDLPIGIIGSLAVCTILYVAVSAIMTGIVPYQQFAGVDHPVSLALQYAGQNWVAGFIDLGAILGMTTVILVMMYGQTRVIFAMSRDGLLPAKLAKVHPRFATPFITTWVVGIVFGIIAALIPLNILAELINIGTLTAFSLVSVAVIVLRKTRPELHRAFRCPGVPFLPLLGIAFCLFLMSNLQAITWQAFGIWLLIGFVVYFGYSRRHSKLAQR
- a CDS encoding GNAT family N-acetyltransferase, which encodes MGDFPLLVTTNLLLTAFTPADAAYVQLFAGESTLIEMLDNAPWPYPDGAAQRWIATHPDLYQNRQAIYLAIRLRGNGQVIGCVELHDLVPQHRAELGYWIALPWQGQGYASEAVRALVEYAFDALALRRLDATVFTRNIASITLLEKLGMQREGLRPGWGSSRGNPEDVYCYGLTRARWNARTAAAGVPPDTVASRISSP
- the pssA gene encoding CDP-diacylglycerol--serine O-phosphatidyltransferase, which codes for MQSKRPITLRRQSIYLLPNLFTLAALFSGFYAIVQSMNKMFVPAAVAIFIAMILDGLDGRVARLTRTQSAFGAEFDSLSDMVSFGVAPALVVYEWALRDFGKIGWMVAFVYCAGAAMRLARFNTNLETGDKRWFQGLPSPSAAALVAGLVWISHEYAEELAPLSDALPFIALFFTLFAGLTMVSNVKFWSFKEINMRKTVPFVALLVMLLLLMLIVAKPPLVLFCLFIAYGASGYVMSAWNMLRRGKKPVERSNSHSAPPEN
- a CDS encoding 2-isopropylmalate synthase produces the protein MSVDIERLIEHFGGPSELADALNRLSPDDPVSRAAIYKWRERGSMPLSALNRLTRLAASQGRSFDIQSFFTGASTAPSTRSTPNMGDRLFIFDTTLRDGEQSPGASMTREEKIRIARQLERLGVDIIEAGFAAASPGDAESIRLIAEIIKESTICSLARANERDVRAAGEAIKHAARGRVHTFIATSPIHMEKKLRMTPDQVVEAAVKAVKIGLEYTDDVEFSAEDALRSDPVFLARIFGEVIKAGAKTINVPDTVGYAVPHFTESFFRNLIAATPGGDSVIWSAHCHDDLGMSVANSLSAVLGGARQVECTINGLGERAGNASLEEIVMAVKTRKDVFGLETRIDATQIVPTSKLVSTITGYPVQPNKAIVGANAFAHESGIHQDGVLKHRETYEIMSAESVGWSTNRLTLGKLSGRNAFKTKLGELGIELASEESLNAAFARFKELADRKREIFDEDLHALVSDELIAIEQEKYRLTSLKVVSETGETPSATLVMADDGAEKRATCDGDGPIDATFRAIESIVSSGAEMQLYSVNAITQGTDSQGEVTVRLSKEGRVVNGQGADTDILVASAKAYISAVNKLHSKITRTHPQPV